In Thermofilaceae archaeon, a genomic segment contains:
- a CDS encoding ABC transporter ATP-binding protein, producing MLTFRGVSKAFGSVVALDNVSVDFEPGRVHALLGPNGSGKSTLMKIAVGLVKPDAGYVSLNGVNPLLNPIEARRVVGYLPEEPILYESLTPAEWFSFLGHIYRIPTLVLKERVEALVKAFKLEEHMGKLCGELSLGNKRKVQIIGALLHMPKVLIFDEPFSGLDPEVAVVLKTFLRRAAEGGGTVIFSTHVMELAEAVADEVTIMHRGRVVAKGPIADLKGKKDLESYFLEVTGLSSELKELVEALKKLRTEA from the coding sequence GTGCTAACCTTTCGGGGCGTCTCTAAGGCTTTTGGGAGCGTTGTGGCTTTAGACAACGTGAGCGTTGATTTCGAGCCGGGTAGGGTTCACGCGCTCCTCGGCCCCAACGGCTCGGGCAAGTCCACGCTGATGAAGATAGCTGTCGGCTTGGTGAAGCCTGACGCCGGTTACGTCAGCTTAAACGGCGTCAACCCCCTCTTGAACCCCATTGAAGCCAGAAGGGTGGTAGGCTACCTGCCTGAGGAGCCGATCCTCTACGAGAGCCTTACGCCAGCCGAGTGGTTCAGCTTTCTCGGGCATATCTACCGGATACCCACGCTGGTCCTTAAGGAGCGTGTGGAGGCTTTGGTGAAGGCCTTCAAGCTGGAGGAGCACATGGGCAAGCTTTGCGGGGAACTGAGCTTGGGTAACAAGAGGAAGGTGCAAATCATCGGCGCCCTGCTTCACATGCCAAAGGTGCTCATCTTCGACGAGCCCTTCAGCGGGCTCGACCCCGAGGTTGCCGTCGTCCTGAAGACCTTCTTAAGGCGCGCGGCGGAGGGTGGAGGGACAGTTATCTTCTCCACCCACGTGATGGAGCTGGCAGAGGCCGTGGCGGACGAGGTCACGATCATGCACAGGGGGAGGGTCGTGGCGAAGGGGCCGATCGCCGATTTGAAGGGCAAGAAGGACCTAGAGAGCTACTTCCTTGAAGTGACCGGCCTCTCTAGCGAGCTGAAGGAGCTAGTCGAAGCCCTCAAGAAGCTTCGGACAGAAGCCTAG
- a CDS encoding ankyrin repeat domain-containing protein — translation MEILHQAAKAGDVDHVRTLLERGWSVNARDLKGWTPLHYAAVFGHVEVAKLLIKYGADVNARDRKGLTPLYYAVKEGSFNVAELLLQQGADPRVKDKRGWTPIHYGAKKAKLRVDQILAGEPPPLRIVRLLLESGSDPNAQTREGLTPLHIAVRRSNVALAKLLLDAGASPNMPDKKGWTPLHYAYRYGDEELIELLLKYGANTGVRDKKGRTPPMLRNTRPILRRGAKPMSLSGILAREATYRSRKERGEIPIRGIDLFALAWTVFLFFLSLLFGVIFAYFIYDGYLELITSIFFLFTLSMLPGLAQMALNTHVIIADKLIDPLLHLPVSWGTLRWALVKQAFIWGGFSPLFAFIPAAIVYLTIRKSPAVPLGLALTGIFATLLAVSLGYLIGSYVSKYTRSLLRRIVSTVVWVLILGLGYIFDLLNKFFYKAVLPLDSALMSMIPPFCFLHVTRNALSLTVSAALLAASVWLTRFSVRRFVRAATVAEIYAPPLAPPWRVSARALMPTLKELKMVARAPRMMALIITQALLPSLLLIYWILTVLRQMLTWWFEPSLSNAATMVIMMMLVSIGIFQALQGVYIMFVAEAANARTLYLLPLTRLNVALSKSLALLLMCLPFIVAASAVAAIFLNASAGLVYAAATVGSVLLGGLILAMWAPREPSDWSRETYSQLKLIVAWLALLTPLIVLLSLPLLPLLLPMYPKLCEIVQFLFDHGHFFLLAYLVALYVSGTLVAVLISRDPV, via the coding sequence GCAGCGAAGGCAGGCGACGTTGACCACGTGAGAACCCTCCTCGAGCGCGGATGGAGCGTGAACGCGAGGGATTTGAAGGGATGGACGCCGCTGCACTACGCAGCAGTCTTTGGACACGTAGAGGTTGCGAAGCTCCTCATCAAGTACGGGGCTGATGTCAACGCTAGGGATCGAAAAGGGCTTACGCCTTTGTACTACGCGGTCAAGGAAGGGAGTTTCAATGTTGCTGAGCTTCTCCTCCAGCAGGGCGCGGACCCCAGAGTCAAGGATAAGAGGGGGTGGACTCCGATCCATTACGGCGCGAAGAAGGCAAAGCTGCGGGTCGATCAGATTCTCGCGGGGGAGCCGCCCCCGCTTAGGATCGTCAGACTGCTGCTGGAGAGTGGTTCTGACCCTAACGCTCAAACGCGCGAGGGGCTCACGCCGCTGCACATCGCGGTCCGCCGCAGCAATGTCGCATTGGCTAAGCTGCTCCTCGATGCTGGTGCTAGCCCGAACATGCCCGACAAGAAGGGTTGGACGCCTCTGCACTACGCTTACCGCTACGGTGACGAGGAGCTCATCGAGCTGCTACTGAAATACGGTGCAAACACGGGTGTAAGGGACAAGAAGGGTAGGACTCCGCCGATGCTGCGCAACACCCGCCCCATCCTTAGGCGCGGGGCCAAGCCGATGAGTTTGAGCGGGATCCTCGCCAGGGAGGCGACGTACAGATCCAGGAAGGAAAGGGGGGAAATCCCAATCCGGGGTATCGACCTCTTTGCTCTGGCCTGGACGGTATTCTTGTTCTTCCTGTCCCTCCTATTTGGGGTCATTTTCGCCTACTTCATCTATGACGGTTACTTGGAGTTGATCACCTCCATCTTTTTCCTTTTCACGCTATCCATGCTGCCCGGGCTCGCGCAAATGGCTCTGAACACGCACGTGATCATCGCCGACAAGCTGATAGATCCGCTACTCCACCTACCCGTCAGTTGGGGGACCCTCCGTTGGGCACTAGTCAAGCAGGCCTTCATATGGGGAGGCTTCTCGCCCCTTTTCGCCTTCATCCCAGCGGCAATCGTGTACTTGACCATTCGAAAGAGCCCCGCTGTACCCCTAGGGCTTGCGCTAACCGGGATCTTTGCGACACTCTTGGCGGTTTCGCTAGGATACTTGATCGGCTCTTACGTCAGCAAATACACGAGGAGCCTGCTAAGGAGGATCGTATCTACTGTGGTATGGGTCCTGATCCTGGGGTTAGGCTACATCTTCGACCTGTTAAACAAATTCTTCTATAAAGCTGTTTTGCCACTTGATAGCGCCCTGATGAGTATGATTCCTCCCTTCTGCTTCCTACATGTGACGCGTAACGCGCTTTCACTCACCGTGTCCGCCGCACTGCTTGCTGCATCCGTGTGGCTGACCCGCTTCTCCGTGCGCAGGTTCGTGAGGGCGGCGACAGTGGCAGAGATCTACGCGCCCCCGCTCGCTCCTCCGTGGAGGGTAAGCGCGAGGGCTCTGATGCCCACGCTTAAGGAGCTGAAGATGGTTGCTAGAGCACCGAGGATGATGGCGTTGATCATCACCCAAGCCTTGCTACCCTCGCTACTCCTGATTTACTGGATTCTGACCGTGCTGAGACAAATGCTCACCTGGTGGTTCGAACCCTCTCTATCAAACGCCGCCACAATGGTGATCATGATGATGTTGGTATCGATAGGGATCTTTCAGGCTCTCCAGGGCGTCTACATCATGTTCGTCGCCGAGGCGGCGAACGCTAGGACGCTATACCTGCTCCCGTTGACGAGGTTGAACGTTGCGCTATCGAAATCCCTCGCCCTACTACTCATGTGCCTCCCGTTCATCGTGGCAGCCTCAGCGGTTGCCGCGATATTCCTGAACGCTTCAGCGGGGTTGGTTTACGCGGCGGCCACAGTCGGCTCAGTATTGCTGGGCGGCTTGATCCTCGCAATGTGGGCTCCGCGGGAGCCCTCAGACTGGAGCCGAGAGACCTACAGCCAACTCAAACTCATCGTGGCGTGGCTCGCTCTGCTTACCCCTCTCATAGTTTTGTTATCGCTTCCCCTGCTACCCCTGCTGCTCCCGATGTATCCCAAGCTGTGCGAGATCGTGCAGTTCCTCTTTGACCATGGACACTTCTTCCTGCTAGCCTACCTTGTAGCGCTGTACGTGAGTGGCACGCTAGTGGCGGTGCTGATAAGCAGAGACCCAGTGTAG